A single Glycine soja cultivar W05 chromosome 14, ASM419377v2, whole genome shotgun sequence DNA region contains:
- the LOC114385432 gene encoding mitoferrin-like has product MATDARAKFQNPEFRPDFHADLTVSTHDGLHFWQFMIAGSIAGCVEHMAMFPVDTVKTRMQAIGSCPVKSVTVRHALKSILQSEGPSALYRGIGAMGLGAGPAHAVYFSVYETCKKKFSEGSPSNAAAHAASGVCATVASDAVFTPMDMVKQRLQLGNSGYKGVWDCVKRVMSEEGFGAFYASYRTTVLMNAPFTAVHFTTYEAAKRGLLEVSPESVDDERLVVHATAGAAAGALAAAVTTPLDVVKTQLQCQGVCGCDRFKSGSIGDVIKTIVKKDGYRGLMRGWIPRMLFHAPAAAICWSTYEAGKSFFQDFNQQKDIGTVT; this is encoded by the exons ATGGCGACGGATGCAAGGGCGAAGTTCCAAAACCCGGAATTCCGGCCCGATTTCCACGCGGACTTAACGGTGTCAACTCACGACGGCCTCCACTTCTGGCAGTTCATGATCGCCGGATCCATCGCGGGCTGCGTCGAGCACATGGCCATGTTCCCCGTTGACACCGTCAAGACCCGCATGCAAGCCATAGGCTCCTGCCCCGTCAAATCCGTAACGGTCCGTCACGCCCTCAAGTCCATTCTCCAATCGGAGGGCCCGTCGGCCCTCTACCGTGGCATCGGTGCTATGGGCCTCGGCGCCGGGCCCGCCCACGCCGTCTACTTCTCCGTCTACGAGACCTGCAAGAAGAAATTCTCCGAGGGCAGCCCCAGCAACGCCGCGGCGCACGCTGCGTCCGGCGTCTGCGCCACCGTGGCCAGTGACGCGGTGTTCACTCCGATGGACATGGTGAAGCAGAGGCTGCAGCTGGGGAACAGTGGCTACAAGGGGGTTTGGGACTGCGTGAAGAGGGTCATGAGTGAGGAGGGGTTTGGGGCGTTCTATGCGTCTTATAGGACCACTGTTTTGATGAACGCGCCGTTCACTGCCGTGCATTTCACGACGTATGAGGCCGCGAAACGCGGCCTCCTGGAGGTCTCGCCGGAGAGTGTGGATGATGAGAGACTGGTTGTGCACGCCACTGCTGGGGCTGCTGCCGGGGCTTTGGCTGCTGCTGTTACCACGCCACTTGATGTTGTCAAGACTCAATTGCAGTGTCAG GGTGTCTGTGGTTGTGATAGGTTCAAAAGTGGATCAATTGGGGACGTTATCAAAACCATAGTGAAAAAAGATGGATACAGAGGGCTCATGCGAGGATGGATTCCAAGGATGCTCTTTCATGCTCCTGCAGCTGCTATTTGCTGGTCTACATATGAAGCTGGAAAGTCCTTTTTCCAAGATTTCAATCAGCAGAAAGACATTGGCACTGTTACctaa